One Natranaerovirga pectinivora genomic window carries:
- a CDS encoding AAA family ATPase: MNLDKIKVTVDGIKANIQKVIIGKDDIIDLLIISLISSSHVLLEDVPGTGKTLLAKSLAKSVDCSFKRIQFTPDLLPSDVTGINFYNQKNSEFEFRPGPIFTNILLADEINRATPRTQSSLLEAMEEKQVTIDGVTKILEKPFMVIATQNPIETGGTFPLPEAQLDRFLFKINMGYPTFDEGFNILKRFKENNPMEELKSVAMIENIIEASHLYPKVHISDEIMKYIMEIVEMTRKHENIVLGVSPRGSQALLKATMIYAIIQGRDYVLPDDVKKMSKAVLAHRLVLKRTLKIQGESAEMIIDSILKKIIVPTEYKLVQGMRK, encoded by the coding sequence ATGAATTTAGATAAGATTAAAGTAACGGTAGATGGTATAAAAGCTAATATACAAAAAGTTATCATTGGTAAAGATGATATTATTGATTTACTTATAATATCCCTCATTTCATCAAGTCATGTTTTGCTTGAAGATGTTCCAGGAACAGGTAAAACACTATTAGCAAAAAGCCTTGCTAAGTCTGTAGATTGCTCATTTAAAAGAATACAATTTACACCGGATCTTTTACCCTCTGATGTAACAGGCATTAATTTTTATAATCAAAAGAATAGTGAATTTGAATTTAGACCTGGACCTATTTTCACCAATATATTATTAGCAGATGAAATAAATAGAGCTACGCCAAGAACACAATCAAGTTTATTAGAAGCAATGGAAGAGAAACAGGTTACAATTGATGGTGTAACTAAAATACTAGAAAAACCTTTTATGGTAATAGCAACACAAAATCCAATAGAAACAGGTGGAACATTTCCTTTACCTGAGGCTCAATTAGATAGATTTTTATTTAAGATAAATATGGGTTATCCAACATTTGATGAAGGTTTTAATATATTAAAGAGATTTAAAGAAAATAACCCTATGGAAGAATTAAAAAGTGTAGCTATGATAGAGAATATAATAGAGGCATCTCACTTATATCCAAAAGTGCATATAAGTGATGAAATAATGAAATATATTATGGAAATAGTTGAAATGACTAGAAAACATGAAAATATTGTATTAGGTGTAAGCCCAAGGGGGAGTCAGGCCTTACTAAAAGCAACAATGATATATGCAATTATACAAGGCAGAGATTATGTGTTACCTGATGATGTAAAGAAGATGTCTAAAGCGGTGCTGGCTCATAGGCTGGTATTAAAAAGAACTTTAAAAATCCAAGGTGAAAGTGCAGAAATGATTATTGATAGTATACTAAAAAAAATTATTGTACCAACTGAATATAAGTTGGTGCAAGGGATGAGAAAATAA